Below is a window of Cataglyphis hispanica isolate Lineage 1 chromosome 2, ULB_Chis1_1.0, whole genome shotgun sequence DNA.
ATTAGATATGATACGATACAAACACGAAttcatatcttatttttttcttcctactaaaattataacgcatataaaaatcttttttttttccatataaaataaaaaaattatattgaccTAAATTTTGTAAGATGTAAGTACCATGCGTACACAAGTATGCAGATTAACGCAATTGTGACATGGAAGCCGCATTCACTTTCGAGTTTCGCAATTATTACGTGTCTTCGTAACTCGATGAATATGCATGTGCTAAATATACCAAACGATTTCGGGCTCATTGATAACCTTCTTATTCTCATAAGAGAGATCTTTGGAAAAAGACAGGTGTTATTtccaaaacattatataagagATACAAAGAGATGTACAGTGCGtgataaatatcaaatctaataagagtttaaataattttatcaatatcagttttctaatttacactttttgtataaataatgtaaaacctCAAAACAAATATCTATATGACTACGTTTACTTACGTTATCCTTAAATCGGGTTTAATAATATccataattctaaaattaccGATCACAGTCACTCCATTTTTAAAGGAATAgtcgtaattaataaaactacgGATATTTATTAAGGGTGATGTGTAAatgtataatctatataaaaagaaaatgacgtCTGCAAAACATTGCAAATAATGTGTACAAACCTTGCGTTACctttatgtcaaaaaatttcatttatcattaaCATCACGCatctgatataaatttatctttttcaaaataaggcAAAAGAGTAATCGCTTAATTCTTCTCGTCACGTGGCCCACCATCTTCGATGTTTACGGCACGAAAGACGGAACGTTCTCTCCGCTAAATTCGTGACAACGAGTTTCGCGTGATGCAAATTATTACGTCGCCATTGGCGATGATGTTGGCGGGAGTcgcttctcttcttctctttccacCACGTGAAAATTCTCGTCTTGAGGTGAACCTGACTGACATGCGGGCCGTGTAGCGATAGAGAGAAGGAATGGCGCCGAGCGACGATCTCGGAGGGGTATTCGCTTCACTGTATTTCTGCGAGCCTGCTTACACACtcgcgcatacatatataaacgtaTACTGTCGGAGAGACACATGTGTGAATATATGTCCCTCAATACATACACAAACAGACACACGTCCCACGTGTTCGCCATTCTATTGGTGAAGAAGCTAGCCACTGACCGTCTGGTGTAGTACACGGGGCATTCCAGTAGTGTATATAAGGGCAGATCTTTCGTACGATCATGCATTATAACCGGAGGGACATCTGTGTGACACGATGTTGTAACGCgcgataatattaatcttagtGCATCCATTCGATTTGTTTGTGATTGAAAAATCGTCGTTTATTTTCTTAAGCTTTTGTGACgcttctctgtctctctttctctctttaatggACTTTGAGTTAGATCATCTTTCGCTTCCTCTGAGGTGTGTTGACACCTAAGATTTCATGTTTCACGCAGAATACTAATGAGCGTGATTGCACTAGGATCAGGTCTCTCGACTCGATCTCAACCGTTCGCGGCAAGTTCTTACTGCAAAAGTTAAAAGTTCGGGATTGATCTCCTCAATATAATCCTAATCTTTTCTAAAGAGATCTCGGGAAGAACGAGTGTTTAGAGTTTTCTTAAGATCTGGCGCGaagacttaaaaaattttacatcgtCCTCTTACGGTGAACAATTGAagccaaaatattatatcaagaaaGCATTGTTAGAAGACAATCGAGTGTACTGATCATCACCAGGCAACATGACTACTGCGATCCTTTTGGAAGGAGGATCTTGGATGActatctttttctccttctgcCTCCTGTTGCTCCTGTTGAATCTACTGATAGAACGAGGAAAATTTCTTTACGCCTTGAGGAAGGTACCCTATCCCACTGCGCTGCCTATTATCGGTAACGCTTATCAGCTCTTCTGTTCGCAAGAAGGTAAGTCTTTGTGATTTCGGCATAAGTACAGGAATATCGCGATGATTAtcacgtatacatacatatattttgtgtatgcatgataacataacattataattttgctaatGCATGACTACCGATAAGCCGAACGGATCATATTAACAActtcgctaaaaaaaaaatgtaaatgcaatATTCATTGTTATCACTTTTTCTCTGGTCACGTAcacgtacataaaaaatattgttacaaaaGAGCTATATAacggaaataatattattcttcatctaatgagagagagaaaagagaagagaatcaaaaaatattttgtataaaaattttatgtatatacataaaatacatagaatACTTCGATTAAATTGTTCAAATAACACAACTTTTacatatgaaacattttgatGTGTAAATGTTTACATTAACTTACACTGCATGGATTATTGTccttttgatattattgacattattGTAGATAAtgcatttgtaaataatacatgCTTTGAATCTTGTGGCTCTCTTTTGGTTTCTGAGATATGcaatttcgaaataataaaaaatgacgtttttagaaaaaagaatttaatctcAATGATCTaaatcttgatatatgttTTCAAGATTATGAATAACTTTCAAAAGGTTTAAGAATGTGTACTCGATCtctacaatatatatcaacaagaaaataatcctattcaatttaatataaatatttatcaatatcttttttggtatgatatataattaaaaacattttatgtaaaataattggcaaaatctgttttaaaatactaaattcTTATTCTCTTCATCATTTTGATTCAAATCTTACTAGCATACATAgcattcattataataaatatttgtgtaaaaagatataaaattaaactaaaaataaaatattttacgttgcTGACTTATTTGATCTTTGATAATTTACGGAAATATTcagaatatctaaatatttcaacatctATAGATTCTTTCTGTATGTATAGGACAAGCgtcatttttttgaaaagcaaTGAATCTCTTTTGGATATCTATATTAGAGGCTCACAGATTTAATagctttgatatatattattattaaggataGGGCtctgaataaaaaagttttaatcaaaaagttttaattgtcatcgttttataaaaagttattatgttaatatattgtgacatctgtatatatcatatgtattaGCATATTAATGGTAAGATATACGTATAAGATGAGATACGtaacttaaattataattatgttttataaaaaattgttagataTGAGCGGaatatcgtataaataatttcaagattaatttcattatatagtacaactataatgaatttaatgaaTAGAACGTAATTTTCTGGCATCATATATGGTACAATtaagaagataatatatatcatttttttaaaaagataatatattaagaattgattaaaataatatattaatattttatataatttttattattttattattataagattaatataagataatatattaatatatatcataatcatTGAAATCTGCGAGATTGTCCctaatatgcataattattcttcattaaaatataacttggTACAATgcatgtttgttttttttttcttgtaaagaattcttttattataaatatgatcgcaatatattttcaaaatattgaaagtgaGACTACCTAggtaaatgcaaatattattttaatgatctaATTTCAATAAGTGATGTCAATATATTCTAGTCTTTTGGAATGAAATGttcataaaaagatatgaaaaaggtatgtaaatatagttttctattcattttaaacttttatcaatcataaaactaatttacttctctttctttctctccttcgtgCAGCAGAAAtttctaatcaaattaatcaaataaagaaatattgtacaGAAACAAGTACTTGTTTCtcattcgaaataaaaaatatcaaaagaacACTTGAACTATACATCTAcgtatatttcacatataaagCAAGGTACCTAACTTGCATATTTTAACTACTTGCAAAACACttcaattagaaaaaaaatagttatatatgtgatctttttgtaatattgataatatttactatTCTGTTCATATCTaacaatttgttataaaatataattacaagttATTTAAGATGTGCGAGTTAGGTATGTCatcttatatgtaaatatgcgTAAAAATACGTCAATATGCTAATACGTGTAACATATCGTGAAATGTAGAATGCTAGAATATATTAACACAATAATTgtactatattttatgtgcaaGTAATGGTAAAGTAGATAAGATCCAGGacaaaaattcatttcatGATCTAATGCAATCAATAAGTGCAgctaattatgattaaatataaatcatatctcTCTTGTCATTGCGTAAAATATCCACATCatcatttgaattataatttaaagttttagtTGTTATTTAACGTGCTGACTAATTGAATGCGATAACAGTCAAGGGTAACTTGATTAAATACGGAACGTCATCGTGTATAACATTGTATATGTCGATTCtaacttaaaaattctaaattctaaaagtcatttttaatcattgctctttttcttcctcttcctcgttaatgaaataaactcttaaattaattagtagATTGGCGAAATGATATTCAGAAATCTATGGCGAATCTATATGGCCGttcaagatatattaaatgataatcttGACGTTGAAAAAATTCATGCAGATAATTCTGCAATATAGTACATTGCATATGTACACAATAGTACACAACATTGAGAATAGACATATATATGCCGTTGTTCGGGTTTCATGCGATTGGCGTCATGATAGAATACCTATACGGCTTCTTCtgaataatcgataataattttcattgattcacgtaagagaaattttacgagaaaattaaaaaggcgAGATGTGATTTTGATTATATCAaaagtcaaataatatttgattagagTATGATGAGAACAAATCGAAACTTTTCACAGTGACTTGAGATTATTTGGCAGAAAGAGGTTTTCATATCATTtacataaagttataaaataattaaaactattaaatcaatcgtcaaatatatttggatTTTCTCGATTTGCATTTCTCAGATATGTATACATTCTTGGCAATAGAAGTACCAATGGAACTCCGATAATCTGTACAGAATTTTCGTTAGAAATTCATTAAGAAAAATGCAACATAGTTAAGAGAtcttatatacagaataatccaTCTATTTAGCTCtaagattagaaaaaaatattttgttgggAATAAAATTCTCGcgtttaatacaataaacacacacttatattatttatgatatccgTCATTTACAGAATAATATGTACAAGATATAACAGTTTTTGctcgcaataaatattttattatagagatTTTTTACATCGCATAATAAAAGATACGCGTActtcttgattttatttcaatttaggATTGctcatgtaaaataaaataaattttttccataattaatgAGGAAGACaatcaaatatacaaataatatataagtgtgatatatatatatatatatatatatatatatatatatatatattatatctcacCTGAATGTTTCGTTTTATTCGAATCATTATAACGATTTGATTGAATTGTAAAATGGTATTCGTTCTTTCACAGTAGTATCTGTTCTCTGAACATTTGATCTTTAAAATTCaggaatttataatacatgtacatatttattctgttaagatattcaaattgatgattataattaaagataaataacttCGTgtgattttcgagaaaattataaaaaaaaagaaaaaaataattcgcaaTCTATTTCGTTTCACTAATGATAATCATCAGCCACCCCGCACGCGTAAAGAAACGAAGTCGTGAAGAAGAGGAACACTAAAAGGAATCGGGTCAAGGTTGTTCGGACGGTCTGAGTAACAGCACGCGATTTTATATGGGATAACGGTGTTATGTACTCTTCTCTCGTTTCGGGGAgggaataaaaagagaaagcatCTACGTAGGCAGAACAAGGTATCACATAAAAAAGATTCCCGCATTTGAGATTTTTTGCGGGCGGAGAATGATTCCGTACCAGACCTCAGCCAGGCGTCATCGTCCGCAAAGATAGAATAGAATCTGAATTTGCTTTGATGCTTCACGTGCGCTATGGCAATTAATTGAACCGACCGGCACAAAAGGCGAGACGTGCAACTAACATGCTGTTgtaattttgtacaaatatatattgctaagAAGCTATCATTGAGCCTTATTATTTCGCAACACGAGAATAGGATAATAATATCTGAGAAAATTAACCGGACAGTTTACATAAGATTAATGAAAACATTGTTATTGAGAATTGAACTTGTTGACCTTTAGTCTCTATATGCTAACGtctaatatagttatatatatatatatatatatatatatatatatatatatatatatatacaaaataagatataagagataagagagaaaaaagaaagagagagagaggaagactAGAAAAAAaccttcaataaaataaaataattaaggaaTAAAAGcgcaaataatgaaaagattaaaaaatattccgctATTTGTTTTCCGTTTGAAAAACTTACATACAAATTCAATTCTTTAACAcgcaaaaagttatttttttttaaacaaaatctcAGTTTGCGGTATATTTggtttattaaagtaaataataacaataaacaaagtataaataaataaagtaaaagttttatatatttttttgtgtcaaAAAGAATACTGTTTCGAAGAACATCGCGCAAAACCGGTttctcatctttattttatgcataatacATTTTGTGCGTTATGTCATATTGTTagagaataaaagatatttttaatttgttttgaatCGGGaagaacatttaattattcaagtgTTACACTATGTATGCGGAAAGCACGAATAAAATGCTCTCTTTTGTCCCCGGCAATTAGATCGTGCATATGTGACTTTCTTCTCTTCGCAACACATTCCTCAAATATCTCGAATAATtcaacacatatttttatgcgtCGTTTAAATTTGCGACGTATTCTTTATAGGAAAGCGGGGAAGAAGCTGGCGTATTCAGCGCTAAAATAGTCGAAGGCCCACTACTGTCCGAAGGACGCCTAGCGTCTCGTGCACGCCTGCCAAGGTCTCCGACAGCGTCTTCCGTTCTTTCCAAAGTGATGTCTctcttattctttctctcttgctctctACATTTGTCATCATCCATGTGCggtgcaaatatatatgttgtttatGTTCGACCGGTCAACGTCCGGTCAGTCTCTCACCGCACGTGCAGtgcaatttctctctttctcttctgcaCCGTTCTTGATACACTTTCTTAATttcctatctctctttctttttttctgtttgttTCTACATCGGCCTGTTTCTTTCAACGtgctattcaaaatatataaatatataaataatctcatCTTATCATTCTTTATCTCGTTGAAACAAACTACACTTgtcaaattatcattttaattgaaaaaaaatttatatattataatgtgtttaaatataaagagagagatatgttttgaaaaaaagttttgttaattatatataaaaaaaacatgtatgtGTTATGTTATACAATGCActatagatttaattattttcttttttaagttttCTAGCTTAACTTAAATTAATGCTGTTTTTCAaagcaatatttattcttctttctttctatttaatttagaaatagttTGAatcatgttattataattatatcagctCCATCATCGCATCATATCTCTATATTCATGCTTTGTAAATAcactatattttgtaattcaacttttttgttttttaaaaaaaatatttgcaaattaaattatatataatttttgctattCTTCCGCAGCCTTCATATTACATTGCGTCCATGTTCTGTTCGTTTATCTGTAGCAGCGGTTTTTATTCTCGCATCAGCGAGACATAGAGTGAATCTAGAGCTAAGATAACGACTCGATAATTGATCAGTCGCAAAGTTGCAGAAGGTCTACTTCTGTACGCGGGTCAGTGACCGCGAAAGTAATTGATTGTGAATAACTGATTGTGAGATTGATCctcgtaaaaaaatcatagataTGTAGTAACAAAAGATACATATCAAAGGCTTACTCTCGCGAAATAGAacgttgcaaaattattttcgaaaacttTAAACTCTCTCTTATGAGTATGCATTCTCAAGAATATGCGTCTTAACAAAAGTAATTAAAGGAATCGTATACGCGGTTTTTCTCTTGCatcgagaataaatttaattcatattaatgagaaataatataaaagtctcGCGATCGGTATATAACGCGCGATTgcgtatataacatatattttatgtagtataaaagaaagaaataatattcatttacacATACAGTTGGGGACAAAAGTATCGACATTCCGTTTTAATTCCCTGTCAGGATAAATAAATGGAAGtcttataaagaaattgataaaataaaaatcaactttttGACCTCTACTTTTAACAGAATAGAATACGACTACTTCTTAAAACTTCTTAAAAGCGATTTTacgtttaaatttcaatttgtctCTTTGTTTTGCAGAGTTCTttcagaaattgaaaaaatgggCTCACGAGTTTGgcgacatttatttaatttgggTTGGCCTGCGGCCCTTTATCTTCCTCTACAGAGTGGAGACGGTGCAACCCTTACTCAGTAGCAGCGTGCACATCGACAAAAGTCtcgaatatgaatatttaaagccATGGCTTGGTACCGGCCTAGTGACCAGCACTggtaaatgatataattcattaagATCACATTGAcggcaataaatattaataattatcattttatcaaaaatacgaTCGGAtctatacattaattaataacctaatttatttaatatcttgattCATATTTACAAATCAAATCTTGTattctcaattattattattaagttaaataacataagtataaatattcaataaataaatatgaataatcaaTGAAttgcataaaacatttttacaacaataaaaaaacgttGCTatcaatgattaataattagatgAATTAGATTCGAAGAAAAAGTTACTGTcggcaattttaaaaataattcataataaattatataaaaataattcataataattatatatacatatatatatatatatatatatatatatatataatttattataaattatttttaaagctgCCGATAGTTTGTGATCAGGTTAATGACATAGATAAGCGCACGAATACagttatctatattaattgagGAATTTGGTAGtttaaatactaattttaaattgaaatttaatttctaaattaatgtttaaaactttataaaataccaaagtatatataacatcaaatctttatattttataaatcctcAACTAGAaacgtgcaatttttatttataaatcatgctCGACGAATATTCTTGGACATCacgtagaaaaaatatgttttatcacTGGTAAACTGATAACActgtaagttttattttagcaGTGTTATCAAATTTCGTACTGTTCAATGTTGCAATGTTGAATAGAATTTGCGTTCGAATCAAGCTTGGGTCAAGGAGATAAGCGGGATCAGGATCTGCCTTTTAAAGCCAATCTTATACACGATTATCGATCGGGGTCAAGTCTTTTGTCACGTTACTATCCGGTGCTTTTTGAAGATATTTGAATATCTAGAAAGTTTTATGCGGATTAAAATCTGTTCGACCTTCTAAACTTGTCTAAATCTAGCTACACACACATagttttttgcataaataatcaATGCTACAttagaaattctattttttttttcttttttcaggtGATAAATGGCACTTTCGCAGGAAATTGTTGACGCCGAGCTTCCACAGCGGTCTTCtcgaaacatattttaaaattacgaaagaagagataaatgttttaatttcctGTCTCGAGAAAGAAGTGAACAAATGGTTCGATGTGGTACCTTACGCAAAACGTGCTGCCCTCGATATTATATGCGGTGAGTTAATATAAATGCTGTTTTGATTCGATGATTTTATAAAcctaattttaaagatattttaattacatatatgcaacaatttgcaatttacgaataaataattatttctaataaaaaatatcgctttttctcatattaaatcgatatatttttcgtaattttattatcagatttgttaaaaaaaaaatatattttttttaatgttaaacgaCGCCGAATGCAATACAAGTCTGTATTTGACAAACTTTGTATATCGCGAAACTAAAGCGtatgaagtattttttattttgtataagaatGAAAGTTTGATCATCTAATTGATCTATTGTTCGTCATTCTTGATGATTTATAACATCAAAATCTGCATGATTTACGTAAATTGCAAGTTCTTTTTCTAgtccaaattaataataacaatacttCTGTCCGAATTcgtattattaagataatacgACAATTCTTGTTTTCTCGTTTTCCATAATTCAGATTTATTTCCTCGTTCTAATCTTTTTCGCATTCTTCTTGCATCTCGATTGCTGTCAAgtagaaataaattgtgtgttattaataattctcgtaattatattttaaaatgaacaaAAAGAAGATTTCTATGCATCAACGaagtacattatttttttttcttaagaagATTTCTAAggaaaatttttctgaaaatgtgttaaaaaatttccgCAACGGTTTTCAGTAGTAAatgaataattctaatattagaatatttaaacattgttCGCGGCAATATACTCAAGATGATtcgcaaaaaattcttttgcgtctctttttcattgattttaaCATCGTAAACAAGACTTTGTACATctgtaatttatgttatatgttacagtatggcaaaaaataatacattatcaaaaatatagaaaatcgtAAGTAAAGTGTTGCACTACCATAAAAGTCcttgaaataatttcgtcATTTCCGATTTGTCTTTCCCTGACGAAGCGAATCGTTTTGCTTTGGTATTTTGATTTACTTCTTTTGATGTAAATAAATCACGTATTCTCAAATTGCACGATTGATGTATCCGCGTCTTACGTGTCAATGACTTAAAATGTCGATCTTTGTTACGATTTTTTCGCGGCTGCGATAACTCGATTATCCGCTGCGTAGCTGCAACGTCCATAGTGCTCAATTAACATTTTGTTATCCAGAtttgtttgattaataaatacttgCCGTGCTTGGCACGAAACGTATTTGCTTCTACATAGAttcgcattattatatttttatattcataattttttttttgataaatatctttacaataattatttttattaaagaagtttattaagaattatgactacttaaaaaattgctaaattagaaacatataaattactaaCCAATCGCTTTAAGCGCACTTGGTGAGACAAAATTAATGGATTTTGTTGATGAATCATGGATCACCTTTGGACATGCAAGTTCTAATGTGCGGGACGTCGGCTTTGAAATTCCGCATTTCAAGGGCTTTTGAAAACTCTCAGTTTCTATTACGCGAGATCGAGGTTGTGCTAATTGAGTTGTCCGTTCTGTTATCTCGTAAAGCAAGGCAGATATTTTTAcctaaacaaatttatatataaatataattctagatGTGTATATCGCAATTGTATACGTACTTCGTATTTCTGATATTTATCGgcctataaataataaaatctttccaAAGGCAAAAATACATCGAAgacagaaaaataatgttattattcaattaaacaattttatttgcatgtattttacagtttctttacaattttattaaaagaatgtgACTTCAAATACTATGTAATTCAACAAAACTGAAAATGTGctagtatttttttcagaatgtaagtttcaaaagagagagattagaTTAGAAAGAGTCACATACTTTAGCCAAATCTGTTAGAGGAACGTTAGACTTGTGACTTTGCAGAGATAATTGTGAGATTGATGATACAGAGATAACCTTCTTTTGCTTGGACTTCGAAAtagaagttttaaaaattgacagaTCATCGCCTACATCATCATCGCGTGAAGTTGAGTCTTCGTTTTTTGAAGAGGCGCTTTCTTTGCTCGTTTGATCTATCCCAAATAGTGAATCTTCATCGGGCAGATTAAACCTTGTAAATTTTGCGAGCTTGTCCGAATCCTCatgaaatattgtaatgaAATCCGCCATTTATTCACATTTGTaagataaaattcatttagaaaaaaataaatgttcgtAACAAATAcacttttatataagaatttttcttaatcttatcgtaatgtttttattgaattatcttaattaaaatacccGGAATTTTGAATTGccaataggaaaaaaataaataatcgattatcACTCTCTTTGATTGTCTATTGCTCTAAAACGCTTTCGACGAAGCGGCCttgaaatatacaatataattgttttatgcaatttataatattattatagttaactattattaattgtcaGCAAAAGTACATCATACTATTGCTTTAaacattattgcaaaaaataattcaaactttataatatttttttaaagcttatAATTATTAGCCTTATACTATgctagtaaaaataaaatattaaatataatattattgttgaaGATTGTTTATCACATCATATCGTATTAAAATCAtggataacaaaatttatatgttttttataacgttttataatttataacgtttgcaattattttattgcagaaTCTGCAATgggttataaaattaatgctcAAAGAAATTCCAAAAACGAATATGTCGAGGCTGTGGACAAGTGAGTGTTTTTTCCTTCAAATGACTTTTATATAGGTTTCTTCTCGAGTTTCATAATATTCACAATGTCAAAATCATATAACGAAGTTATGTTACAAAAAGCCCGTTTTTGATTTTTAGAATGGCATCTATTGTACAGACGCGTTTCACGAACGTGTGGATATCGTCTGATTTGATCTTCAAGTTGACCAAAATGGGAAAGGAGCACGATCACGCGCTCTCTATTATGCACAGTTTTGTTGACgaggtaataaaaatgttcc
It encodes the following:
- the LOC126856508 gene encoding cytochrome P450 4c3-like — its product is MTTAILLEGGSWMTIFFSFCLLLLLLNLLIERGKFLYALRKVPYPTALPIIGNAYQLFCSQEEFFQKLKKWAHEFGDIYLIWVGLRPFIFLYRVETVQPLLSSSVHIDKSLEYEYLKPWLGTGLVTSTGDKWHFRRKLLTPSFHSGLLETYFKITKEEINVLISCLEKEVNKWFDVVPYAKRAALDIICESAMGYKINAQRNSKNEYVEAVDKMASIVQTRFTNVWISSDLIFKLTKMGKEHDHALSIMHSFVDEVIVKRKAEWKLKHDGNFNEPMNKKQALLDLLLEMSQNGTILSDEDIREEVHTFMYAGHDTLATSIAWTLYALGRNPEYQEKIIDEFNDVLGTTEITLNNIHKLTWLDACIKEQWRLYPVVPLIARQIYEPIDLMGIEISPGSTVLVNSYLLHRDDRYFPDPDVYRPERFLPDSPKLPPYVFIPFSAGSRNCIGWRFATVVIKMAVLSILRTFHVEAFDTEDQLRLISELVLVNANGLHLKMTPRKR